TATATGCCTTGCTTCAGCCGGACTCCCGTTCACGGCTTGAAATGAGTATCGATCAGCATCCGATATATGAATATGCACTTTTGCGGCTAAGAATTGTACTTTTGATTGCATTCTCGACGCGCACGTCGGAAATTGCCGCCATGACAAACATCAGTATGCCCGCTGGCGATGGTCGGTCGCTTTTGACCCTGTTGCACATCAAAAGCCCGCAGACGCGGGTTGGTTACAGCGTGCCGGCCGGATCGGCTTGCCTGGCGCTGTTGTTCGCGGGCAGCCTCACCAAGATTTTTGTGCCGGAAGCGCTGGAAGATGCGCAGCAGTTCGAAGCGCCCCGACTGGTCTGGATCCCCGCCGGCAAGGCTGCCGAGTTGGCGGCCGAGGCCGGCTCCAGAGGAATCATCATGCTCGCATCCCAGCAGACTCTGGTCCGTGCCTTGCCCGAAAGCCTGCTTGCGGACCGGATGGGGATCGTCCTCAAGCAGGCTCTGTCGCAGTCGCTCGGTGGCACTGACGCGATCGTGTCACTGGTGGAGGGCATCGCCGCCGAAAAACAGACCCATGGCCCAGGCAGCTCCGAAGCCATGGAACATTACGTCGGTCTGGTCTTGTTGCACCTTTGGCGGCTGCTTGGCGCAAACCTGGTCTCGCACGAGCGTTCGCCGCAGGGGCTTGCCGAGCGCTTCCTCATGCTCGCCGGTGTGCACAAGCATCAGCACTGGACAGTCGAAGATTACGCCCGTGCATTGGCCACCAAACGGGACCGGCTGGGTGTGGCGGTCAGGCGCGCGACCGGATTGTCCCCGCAAGCTTATTTGCATCGCGAGATCATGCGCGATGCCTGCGAATTGCTTGCCAGCACAGGATTTCCCGTGAGCCAGATCGCCTTCCGGCTCGGGTTTGTTGATCCGGCCTATTTCAACCGTTTCTTCACCCGGCAATCCGGGCAGAGCCCCGGCAAGTATCGCCATGTCCTGCGCCACCGACGCGAGCAGGGCGACCGCACCTATGCAGCCTGGCCATGAGCGGCTTGCAGAAATGCGTCGCGGTCATCCTTTGGTTTGAAATCGTTCATGCTGGCGGATCATCTTCGCAGCCGTGAATACGTCAAATTCAAACGCATCATGGCGCTGCACCGATGGCTCCCGTGGGAACCTCCTGAGAACGCTGAAAGCTCACATTTACCGGTCTGACTTGTTGTAAAAGTCGCCGAGCGCATCGCCGAGCAGGTTCAATCCGAAAATGACCGCCGTGACAGCGGTGCCAGCGGTCACGGCAAGGGCTGGTTGGATGGACAGGTAACTTTGCGCATCGCGCAACATCGACCCGAATGAAGGGGCCGGCGGTTGAACTCCCAGCCCGAGATAGGAAAGTGCTGCTTCCCACATGATTGCCTGGGCGCCGTCAAAGCTGGCGATGATGATCAGCGGCCCCACCAGATTGGGCAGCACTTCGCTAACCAGAATGCGGGTCTCTCCCGCGCCGAGACCACGCGCCGCTTGAACGAACTCCCGGTCCCTCAGTTGAATGGCAACACTTCGTGAGACGCGCGCGAAATCCGGGATGGCGGCCAGTCCAACGGCGATCATCGCATTGGTAAGAGACGGGCTTATCAGCGCGACGATAACGATCGCCACCAGGATGGTCGGGAATCCCTGCAGCACTTCCGTCACCCGGGAAACCACCAGGTCGGCCCAGCCTCCAAGACCACCGCCAATCAAGCCGATGGCTGTGCCAAACACGCCACCAATCAGCACAACGATGATGAAGGCCTGTGCAGCAACTCTGGTCGAGCCCAGCAACCGGCTGAATACATCGCGCCCCAGTGGATCGGTGCCCAGAAAATGCTCGGCGCTCGGACCTTGCAAGGCAGCGAGCAGATTCGTATCCGTCATCGAATGGGGTGCGAGCCAAGGCCCGAAAATAGCGGCCAGCAGGAAAAGGCTGACCAGCGCCAAAGCGAGAGGCGCTCGCCTGATCAGAAACCCAAGGACGGCGAACCGGTTGCGGCGAGGCACGGGCTCCGTGCGTGCTGTTTCAGCCAGGTCAGTCATTCGTCCGGATCCTCGGGTCGATGAATGCATAGGTCAGATCGATGAGCAGATTGACCAGCACATAGCCGCTTGCCGCAATCAGGACGACGCCCTGAATCACCGGGTAGTCGCGATTGAGCACCGCATTCATGCCCAACCGCCCAAGCCCGGGAATTGAAAAGACGATTTCGATGACGATCGCGCCGGAGATCAGGACCCCCAGTTGCAGACCGAGATAGGTCATCGTTGTAATTAAGGTATTGGGGGCCACATGGTGCATCAGAATGCGGCCTGGCGAAACGCCTTTTGCGCGGGCGGTGTCGACGTAATCCTCTTGCAGGACTGCCACCGCGGTGACCCGGACAAAGCGGACGATCGAGGGAATGAGATAAATCGCCAAGGTCACCGTTGGCAGGATCAATGAGCGGATGTTTTCGCCGATATCGCGCGAAACCGGTACGAAGCCGCCGGAGGGCAGAAGTCCCAGCATCACGGAAAAAATGGTGATCAACATCAGTCCCACCCAAAAGCCTGGCACTGAAATCCCCAGCGTTACCAATGAAGCCGCCGGACGCGCCCACCACTTGTTGGCATGTTGTGCCAGCAGCAACCCCAGGGGAATGGCAACAACAATGGCCAGGGTCAGACTGGCCAGCGCCAGTTCAAGGGTTGGCGGGAGCGCAGCAAGAACCAGATCGTTGACAGGTTTGAAACTCAGGTTCGAAGTGCCAAGGTCGCCTTGAGCCGTTTGTCCGAGCCAGATCGCAAACCGTATTGGCAACGGCTGATCCAGGCCCAGTTGGTGGGTGACTGCTGCGATGCGCTCTGGCGTGGCCTGATTGCCCAGCAATACAGCCGCGGGGTTTCCCGGGGCTAGAGCGGTGGCAAAAAAGGCCAGCGCGCAAACACCCAGAAGCGTCACAAGGCCACCGGTCAACCGCCCAAGTAGATAGCCTAACATTGTACATTTCCATTCGGCACGTAGTGGCCCGCCTGGCCACTACGTGCGTTTTTCTGGGATGATTTACGGCTCGATTTGCGTGTAATCATCAATACCGCTCGGCCCGATGACAAGCGCCTTTGCGGCATCCGTACCCAGGAAGAACAACGGCAGATGGTCGACCGTAATCTGGGGCATTTCTTCGAGTATCAATTCCTGCAGCTCGTGATAGAGTTCCACCTGCTTGTCAGGGTCCAACTCCGCCGCCGCACGGGCAACCAGATCGGCGTAACCATCCGGGTTCCACTGGTTGACGTTGCTCGCTGGCGCCAGGTTCGGCGAATTGAACATGCTGGCAGGATCTTCAGGGCCGGTATTGAAGTTGTCG
This DNA window, taken from Hoeflea algicola, encodes the following:
- a CDS encoding AraC family transcriptional regulator; this encodes MTNISMPAGDGRSLLTLLHIKSPQTRVGYSVPAGSACLALLFAGSLTKIFVPEALEDAQQFEAPRLVWIPAGKAAELAAEAGSRGIIMLASQQTLVRALPESLLADRMGIVLKQALSQSLGGTDAIVSLVEGIAAEKQTHGPGSSEAMEHYVGLVLLHLWRLLGANLVSHERSPQGLAERFLMLAGVHKHQHWTVEDYARALATKRDRLGVAVRRATGLSPQAYLHREIMRDACELLASTGFPVSQIAFRLGFVDPAYFNRFFTRQSGQSPGKYRHVLRHRREQGDRTYAAWP
- a CDS encoding ABC transporter permease, giving the protein MTDLAETARTEPVPRRNRFAVLGFLIRRAPLALALVSLFLLAAIFGPWLAPHSMTDTNLLAALQGPSAEHFLGTDPLGRDVFSRLLGSTRVAAQAFIIVVLIGGVFGTAIGLIGGGLGGWADLVVSRVTEVLQGFPTILVAIVIVALISPSLTNAMIAVGLAAIPDFARVSRSVAIQLRDREFVQAARGLGAGETRILVSEVLPNLVGPLIIIASFDGAQAIMWEAALSYLGLGVQPPAPSFGSMLRDAQSYLSIQPALAVTAGTAVTAVIFGLNLLGDALGDFYNKSDR
- a CDS encoding ABC transporter permease, with product MLGYLLGRLTGGLVTLLGVCALAFFATALAPGNPAAVLLGNQATPERIAAVTHQLGLDQPLPIRFAIWLGQTAQGDLGTSNLSFKPVNDLVLAALPPTLELALASLTLAIVVAIPLGLLLAQHANKWWARPAASLVTLGISVPGFWVGLMLITIFSVMLGLLPSGGFVPVSRDIGENIRSLILPTVTLAIYLIPSIVRFVRVTAVAVLQEDYVDTARAKGVSPGRILMHHVAPNTLITTMTYLGLQLGVLISGAIVIEIVFSIPGLGRLGMNAVLNRDYPVIQGVVLIAASGYVLVNLLIDLTYAFIDPRIRTND